The genome window GCGGCCTCTAGGGGGGCTGTAATTCGTTGCTGCAAGCCTTCTAAGCCGGGCAATGGCGGAGGGGCTCCAATTCCGTTTATCGACCTAAACGCATCGGCAAAATTTATTGAAGTCGCTATAGGCTTAACCTCGCCGATGTTGACGGGCTTAAAATTCGCCCGCTCCTTGTCGAGTTTAACCAGTTCCTGAAACGCGGCCACCTGCCGACTGCGTGATTTGTCGCCCGTATCGCCCTGCTCTTTAAGTTCTTTGGTGAGCCGCTTTAAAATGCGCTCATTGGTTGTTAATGCACTACCCACCCCTTCAACGGCGGGCTTCTGCTTTCTAAACGACGCGGTCGCCGAATCCAGACTAGCTTTTAGCTGATCATACTCAATCTGCTGCGCGGAGACATCGAGTCTTTTCAGCTTGCCGCTGGTGATCTCGTCCTTGAGCGCTTTTAACTTGTCTTTGGCCTGCTCAGCGGCCGAGCCCGCCAGGTTGATGCTGGAGTAATCAAATGGTTTGGGTGCGGCCGCTGCGGTTTTAGCACCCGTGGCCACCGTCAGCGAAACGCCCGCCTTGGCCACTGCCTGCACGGATTGAATGTTGCCTTTCAACCCATCCAGTTTCACCAGTGCCTTGTCGATGCCGGCGGTTATTTTGTCCGCCAGGCTGGTGGCTCCGAAAAACTGGAACGTAGCGGCAATGGAGCGGCCAATCCCTGCCGCCATGAGCCGGAACCCATCGATGAGCAGGTTCCAGATCGATTTGGCGACGATGAGCAGGCCATTGCCAAACTGCGAGAAATTTCCCGTCAGCAGGCCCGTTAGCGCCGTAAAAATACCCTGAATAATACCTGCGTTGAATCTAAAAATTGCGGCTACGGCTTCAAACGCCGTTTTGCCAATAGCGGTGAAAAAGCCCCCAAATCGCGCCCAGATTAGCCCGGCTACATCAATCGTTCGCTGGATGACGGCCCGAATATACCCCATTGCTGAAGCAACTAACCCTTGAACACTCTGCCAGATACCCGAATCGGTCAGGATCGTTTTGATGCTACTCCAATTAGTGGCAATTAATACCGCAGCCCCGACAACGGCCGCCCCGATCAGCAGGATTGGACCGATGGCAACCCCCAGCGTGGCGGTAATGGCGGTGGCTCCGGCGATAACAGACGGCACCAGGGCTAACAAACCACCGACAGCCAGCGCCAAGGGGCCAATGGCAGCGACCAGACCGGTCACCGTCAGAATTACTTTCTGCGTCGTAGGTGATAAAGCCGCAAACTTATCGGCCAGGCCGGTGGCCCCGTTGCCGATCCGGTCAATGAGCTCGGTCAGCCCAAAGGCTTTATCGGCGGCCTGCCCAAAGTTGAACTGGGCCAGCTTGACGGCATCGCCCAGATTTTCCAGCGCATTTTTGGGGCCGCCCTTGACCCGCTCCAGTTGGGACAGCTTCGCCGTCAGATCAGTGATGAAGTCCATCGGGGAGCGGCCCGCAGCTTGCAGCTTCGCGCTGATCTGCTCGGAGTCGACCGTGCCGAACATTTCCTTGATGGCCTTGGCAACGGCGGGGCTGGAGGTTAGAATAGGCTTTAAGTCCTCGGAGAGCACTTTAGCCTTACTGCCCATCTGAGTCAGCTGGGTCAGCACCGAATCCAGTTCGAACTTACCCCCGCCCGTCAAAGCCAACGCGTTGCCGAATTGTAACAGGGACTCCTTGGATTGCAGAGCTGAAAAGCCGACAGCTTGCAGGCGCACATCCCCCTTGATCGCTTCTTCCAGGCCGAGGCCTGGCAGGCGCACCACGGGCAACAGTTCGTCGAACCGGGCTTTGGCCCCCGCGGCCGAACCCGTGATGTTCTCCAGCCCCAGTTGCAGGGCGTTGATCTCCGAGTAGGCTTTAAACGAGGTGATGCCGACGACAGCAATACTGGCGGCTACGATCGAGGCCTGCCGGCCAAACGACTGAATTGATTTACCCAGTTGGCCAATGCCGCGCTCGAACTGCCGGGACTGCCGGTCCGCAGCCGCGAAGCCCGCCGACAGGTTGCTGTTTAGCTGGGTAGCCAGTTGCGCCGTAGCCGCACCCGCGGCCCGGAACCCCGCAATGAAGTCCGTGACGATTGCCCCCAGTCGAATATTAACAGCTCCTGCCATGCCTATGAGTTAGCGATGCGGCTTACCAGATCCGCCCACTGAGCTTCGGTTCGTTTTTTGAGTCGGGGTGCCGACTGGCCCCGCCGTTTTTTCTCGCCCGGCAGCCGGAGCACGTCCTGACTGTCGATGGCGGGGGTTTTCTCGCCCCGGTTGATGTTGTAGAGCAGCGCGTAGAGCTCCCGGAAGTAGATACCCTGCGGGTTGGTCCGCCGGTAGTAGCCGGCCAGCATCCGCTCGAAGTCGGCGGGCGTGGTCTCCCAGAACTCTCCGGACCGCAGGCCTATTTCGTATCCGGTTTCTTGGAGGGCTTCCCAGTCAGTGGGTTTCCGTCTTCGCCCAGCCCCAGCAGCCCGTTTACCCGGGCGCTTACGTTTGGGAGTCGCTCGAAGGCGCTGCGGGAGGCCACCAGCACTTTAGCCAGATCCTCGTCCGACATGGCATCCATCAGCTCGTAGACGTCATCGACCTTAAAATTGTCGGCCAGCGCGTTCTGGTCGAAGCGGCACATCAGGCCCGCCCAGAGCGTGAGTGCAATGGTTTCGATGTTGCCCGTCAGACCCTCGCCGTGTTTTTCGACGAGTTTGGCGGCCAGCATGCCGAATTTGAAGGTAAAGGGTTTACCGTTGATGAAAACGACGATCTCGCCGTTGGTTAGTTCAGTAGGTTTCATGGGGTCAATCGTTACGGATGGGTCACTCGGGTTTTCTAAAAAAACCTACTAATTCACTTCTGCTTTAGTAGGTTTTTTCTCGGTTCCTGGCTGGTTTACGACAGTGTGGAGCGGGTCGGCAGCTGAAAGAAATTGAACTTGGCCCCGCCCGTGGCATCACCCTTCTGGGGGCCTTTGCGCGAAAAGCCGTTGAAAAAGCCCTGGCCCGTGTAAACCGGATCGCCTGCCTTATCGCCCACCGAATACTTCAGATCGATCGTCGCTGCGGTATCGTTCCACTGCTGAATCTCGTCGTCGGAGACGTTGGTGGCCTTGTCGCCGGTGGCGTAGTTGCGCACGATATGCTCGATCGAGAGCGTAGGCACGGCGATATCGCCCGAGGGGCTTTTGGTGGTACCCGACCGGCAGGCCGTTTCTTCGACTTCGGCCCCGGGCGAATCCAGATCGGCGGCCGTCATGCAGCCAAAGAGGATGTAGTCGGTACCGCCCGGCTTTTTGATGAGAACAATAATTTCCCTGCCTTTCACAAGGGTATTGGTGCGTGCAGCAGCTGCCATCTTACAGTTTGGTTACGGTTAAATCGAAAATCAATCGTTTATAAAAAGCACTGATCTCGGGGTCGGCCTCGTCGAAATCGTCGTCGTTGGTCTCGATGCTGACCAGGTAGCCCAGATGAATGCCATCATAGCGGTTCAGTACCTCCACAAGCGTATCGGCCAGTCCCTCGATCTCTTCGGAATTATTGGCAATGGCCCCGATCTCCAGTAGTCCCTGCTTGGTCGCCGAACCACCCCGGCAGCCGAGCGGCCGCAGCCCCTTGGTATTGTAGTACAGGGCCGGAAACGCGCTCGCCTGCTCAAAGACGACCGGCGTGACCCGGCCCCCGTGCAGAGCCAGCAGATCGGGTTGCGTGCTCAGCAAATCGTACAGGGCATTACCAATTCGGTTTGTACTCATCGGCGTAATTCAGTTTCAACCACGGCCTGGGCAATTTGGCCGATGCCCGCTTCGATCAGGGGTGTACCCCGGCTTTCGGTGCGGGCCAAAAAATCATTGACGCCCACCCGGTGGATATTGGGCCGGGTAATCCAGTGGGTTCGCCAGCCGGCGTAGCCCCGTTTTTTGCTGGCCCCGACCAGCACCCGGGCCACTTCACCCGGGCCGCCCGGCACAATCAGAATCCGCAGGCTGCGTTTAGTAGCGCCACCCTTGTCGTACGTGCTATCCCGCTTCAGCTTGCCCGACCGGAGCCGGCGCGTCAACTGGGAGCGGAACGTTCGACGACCGACGGGCACTTCCTGCCGGGCAATGCCCAGAACCGGCTGCGTAGCCGTTTTAAGCGTTTTGCCCATTAGCCGGGCATCGAAGACACGGCCCACCCTGGCCAGCGTTCGATCCATCGCATAGAGCTCCGTCGAGTCGGTTTGAATGCGCATCAGTCATGTTTCTGGGCTTCGATGATGAGCCACTGCCGACGTCCCTCGCCCTCGCGGACGTTAAGAATATCGTAGCGAACCCCCTCGCAGTAAAGAATCATCGTTTCCAGCACGCCCGTGCGGTAGCGCAGATCGAATTCAACCGTGCCGAAGGCCGTCTCGCGGGAAGCCTGGGCCGAGCCCGAGCCGTCCCCACCCGTTTCAACGCCCCCGGTTTCGCGTTTACGACAGGGCACGTTTTGGGCGAAGGGCGATGGTGATTCACCAATCTTTTCGCCTTTGCCGTTTTTGTGGGCGTCTTTGGTAAACAGGTCCAGCGTCCGATCCAGGTTGCCGGCTTGTAAGGGCTTGGCCATCGTTACAGTATGGGTAAAACGTAATCCTTGATGAGCCACTCGGCGTGCGAGGGCACTTCCTTTTTCTCGTCCGATCGGATGTCATACCAGCGCCCGATCAGCAGCCGAATGGCCTGCACGATATCGGCCGGCACACTCGTTGGCTCGTAGCCCGCCCGGTAGCTGACGCGGATCCGGGACACACCCGTAATCATCTGCGCTAACGGGTAAAATGTCAGTTCGCCCGTCTCCGTCCAGTCGTAGCTGGAAGCATCCAGTGTGACCCAGTCCGCAGAACCCATCAGCCGATACTCGATTTTGGTCACGCTGAGCACGTTCAGACTGGGCAGATCAGCTTGCAGGCCAAACCCCTCCCCGAAGGCGAAATAATCCCGGGCAAAAATGGGCTGCTTGCACATTGTTTCGATCCGGGCCATCGCCGACCGCATCAGATCCGCTGCCACCCCTAGTTCCGCCATCGCTCCGACATCGGTGCGCAGCCATTCGCAGGCGGTAGCCAGATCCATGACAGGATCAAGCGGAACGGCGGGGTTTTGCGGGCGGGCGGTGAGCATTACTTGTTGCGGGTTTCGCCTTTTGGTTTGGCAGTAGCCGTCTGACCAGTTGGGTTCAGCTTCGCCGTTTCACCCGAAGGCTCTGCGGTCGCCGTCTGGACTTCTTCGGCCAATCCGTGTTTGACCAGATCGGCTCCTACTGCCGGGTCAACTCCTTCAACCACCTGGTCTTGATGGAAGGAGTAGTTGACGCCGGAGCAGGAGGTTGTTAGTTTAATCGTCATGGTTAGGCTGCTGCGTGCTGCATGAATTTAACGGCGCTCGTATTCATCAGCCGGGCATCAGTGCGCATAAAGCCCACGTAAGCCGTCTGGTTGAATTCAGCGAAGCGCTCCGTTAACCGGATGATCAGTGGTTGCGCTACGTTCCGGATGACGTACTTGTTAAAATCGCCAAAGCCAACCGACTTCGCGCTCGCTCCGATATCCGCCAGGTCGTCGTTGATCACGTACTGGTAGCCCCAGATCGTGTCGGGTGCGCCCTTCTGTATATCGCCCAGCTGCCAGACGTAGCGGCCCTGGTTGTCCTTTAGTTTGCGAATAGCCGCTAGCGTCAGATCATTGAGCGTGTACTTACCGTTTTTGCGGTACGCCCGGTTTACCGAGTGCAGCAAATCGATCAAATTGTCAGCCGTGAGCGCGGTTGCCGCCACGTTCGTGTTGAACACGCCCGCGTTGATGATGACGCCTTCGGGTTTGTTGGTACCGTCGGCTTTGGTGTAGTGCTCATTCTGAATCCGGCCAAAGCGAATGCCCATGGCTTCGGTGATCAGCGCACCCAGATTGAACGCACTATCTTGAATCAGAGCGTTATCTACTTTGATCACGTCCGAGGTGTAGGTGAATGCGCTCAGCGTTTTGTTACCAAAACCAAGGTCGGTCGAGCCCGTGGTCGCATCGGTGCCGGAGGCCAGCAAACGACCTTTGGTCGCCGTGTCGTCCATGGTTGGCCAGTCGACCGTGGCGCCCGTACCTGTACCCCAAGTGCGGCCTAGTTCCAACATACCGCCGTAGGCTTTCAGCGCAATTTCGAGTTCGTTGGAAAACTCGCGGGGTACCGTGTAGCCGCCCGCTGCGCCCGATCCTGCACTCTGGGCCCGGGTTTCACCGCCATTGACGTCTACTGCTTTTTGAAAACCACCCAAGGCCCGCTTTTCGGCTTCGGTCAAGTCAGCAATACCATGACGCAGATACGCATCAAACGCCTGCCGATGGGCCGTCTCCGCCGTTTTGTCGTCCGTTTTAGCGCGTTTTTCCTCTTCAGCCTTGTTAGCCGTTTCGGCTACTGAGCGCTGATCAGCTTCTTCGCGCTGGTAGTGCGAAATTTGCCGGTCAATGTCGGCAATGTCCGAATCGTGTTTGTCGAACTGGCTGCGCTCCTCGGCCGAGAACGAGCGGCTATTCTCCGCGTCTGCCTTGTCGATGAGTGACCGTTGTTCCGCGACAATACGCCCTTTCTTTTCCTGAAGGGCTTTCAGTTTGTCTTTTGACATAGTTATAAAGAGTTACGATGGGCAGTATTTTTCGCTTTATACCAGTCCAAGGAATGCCCTTGTGTTTCCTCCGACTGGATGTTTTCAGACGACTCCGCGGAGCGCGTCTCTGGATTTTCGGTAGTGGGTTGCTGGGTCGCCGCTTCGCCGGCTGGCTTAGCGCTACGCTCGGCATCGACGGGCGTTTCGGGCGTTTCGACGACAGCTTCCTGAAGCTCGGCGATCGTTTCTTCGATCCAGCTTTGCGAATAGATCAGATCGCTCAGCCGGCCCGCAGCCAGGCGCTTGACATTCTTGTCGGTCAGCTTGGGAATGCCCTGCGAGACGAAATCGATCTGGGTTTGCAACTGGGCAACCATGCCCGTCAGAAACGCCTGGTCATTGTCGTTAAGCTGTTTCTTTTCGCGCATATACAAGCCGCGTGTCGTGGCTTCTTCGGCAGAGATGCCCGCGTAGGAACGCGTCGAAGCCGCTACGCCAATGGTGGTTTGCAGATAAGCCGCCCGGGTCACCAGCGAAAGGTCCATCAGCTTGCTGATCTTCTCGACGTAGCGGTAGAGTACGTTATCCTTGGTTTCCCAGCGGTCCTTGGCCACAAAGAACTTAAAGCTCATGCCCCGGATATCACCCCGGTTGACCCAGACCTCACAGTCGTTGCCAACGGTGTTCTCGGGCTTGAGAATCCGCACGTCCACGCCCGTTTCGGTGGTTTTAAAACTCAGCGTTCCCGAATAATTCGCGCCCAGCAGCCGGTTCTCGTCGTGATTGAACACGGCCAGCACCTCCGACAGATCGGTGTCATCGTCGATGGCACCCGGCTCGATGATTTCCTGAAATACGCCCCGCTTCTGATCGTAGAGCGGCCGCGAGGGTTGATTGAAGACGATACCGGTACCGACAAAGAATTTGCCCCCACCTTCGGTAGCGGACCGCTCTTCGACGGTGATACTGGTTTTATAGAGCCGTTCTTCAACGGTGGCGACTAGCTCGTTCATGCGTCAGTAGATGGTTTAGGGTCGGCGGGGTCGGGTTTACCGTCACCCACTTTGGGTTTTGCTTCACCCATATGCGAATCGGCGGTCACCTTTTGCATGTTCATCTGGGTGAAGGTGTCGTCCAGATTCGGTTTGCGGTTCATGTTGCTGCGCCGGCGGATCTCGTTCGGCGTAATGGAGGCCGTGTTGAAGAGCGCTTGGATCTTGGTGGCTTCGGCCGTGGAATCTCCCCGCAGCAGAAAATCAAAATCAAAGACAACCTCTTTGACTTCCTTATCGTCTTCGGCAATCAGCTTACTTTCGAATTCCTGCCGAACCTGCTCAGTCCAGGGCAAAATGGTGTCAGTAATAAACTCCTTGTTCTGGTGCTCGATGTTGTTATTCGTCGAGCGGTCGAGCTTGCCAATCTTGTGCTGGGGTACTCCGTACATCCGGGCGATATCTTCCACCTGGAAGTTGCGCGTCTCGATGAACTGGGCGTGGTTGGGCGGAATGGTGACCGGTTTATAGGTCATGCCGTCTTCCAGAATCAGCGGCTTGTGGGCGTTGCTGAGGCCCGCCTGCCGCTCGGCAAACTGCTTGCGCAGCCGGTCGATCGCGCCCGAGTCTTTGAAGGTTTTTCCCGTCTCCAGCACGCCCATACCCCCCGCCCCCTGGCCGAAGAACTTGCCGCCGAACTCCTCGGCCGCCAGCGATAGCCCGATGCCGTTGGCAAACAGCTCGATGGGACTTTTGCCCTCGATGCCGTTGGTACCCGGGCACTTGAGGTGAATGATATCCCGCTTGTTGACAATCTCCCCGAACACGGTGTAGTACAGATAGCGCGTGCGGCCCATGTTGACGTAGATGGGCTGACACTCACCGGGCTCCAAAAAGCGCACGCCGATCGGCTTCATGTAGGTATCGCGCTCAATGAAGGCGTAGGAATTACCCCGGGCCAGGCACGTAGCTACCAGCATGTTCATAAAATTGAAGCGGTTCATCAGCTCGTCGAGCCCGTAGATGAACAGCTGCTGCAAGGGATCTTTCTTGTCCAGATCCCGGCCGTACTCGGTTTCTTTGTAGACGCCGATGGGCAGCATGGCGATGGTCGACGCAATGCGGTTGATACAGGCGTAGACCGCCGATACGCGCATGGCTGATTCGGGGGTGACCGCAACCCCGGCATGGGAAACGCTGGGCGCTCCGCCGTACACATCCGCCCAGGAAGTCATGGCGGACAGGGGAACGGCTGGGTTTTCGAGGGAGCGGGATTCCGAACCGGAACTCTCCCCAGTATACGCAACGGGCAAAGCAGGAGCATCGGACGAACCGGCCCCTGTTAGTAAATTCCTCGCCCACGTTGCGAATCCCGCCATTCTGCCCTTTGAGAGACCCGAAATTGAGCGGTTTGCACCGGGATTTATCTAGTGGATTGGCTAGATAACGCGAGTTTTATGA of Spirosoma agri contains these proteins:
- a CDS encoding tape measure protein, which encodes MAGAVNIRLGAIVTDFIAGFRAAGAATAQLATQLNSNLSAGFAAADRQSRQFERGIGQLGKSIQSFGRQASIVAASIAVVGITSFKAYSEINALQLGLENITGSAAGAKARFDELLPVVRLPGLGLEEAIKGDVRLQAVGFSALQSKESLLQFGNALALTGGGKFELDSVLTQLTQMGSKAKVLSEDLKPILTSSPAVAKAIKEMFGTVDSEQISAKLQAAGRSPMDFITDLTAKLSQLERVKGGPKNALENLGDAVKLAQFNFGQAADKAFGLTELIDRIGNGATGLADKFAALSPTTQKVILTVTGLVAAIGPLALAVGGLLALVPSVIAGATAITATLGVAIGPILLIGAAVVGAAVLIATNWSSIKTILTDSGIWQSVQGLVASAMGYIRAVIQRTIDVAGLIWARFGGFFTAIGKTAFEAVAAIFRFNAGIIQGIFTALTGLLTGNFSQFGNGLLIVAKSIWNLLIDGFRLMAAGIGRSIAATFQFFGATSLADKITAGIDKALVKLDGLKGNIQSVQAVAKAGVSLTVATGAKTAAAAPKPFDYSSINLAGSAAEQAKDKLKALKDEITSGKLKRLDVSAQQIEYDQLKASLDSATASFRKQKPAVEGVGSALTTNERILKRLTKELKEQGDTGDKSRSRQVAAFQELVKLDKERANFKPVNIGEVKPIATSINFADAFRSINGIGAPPPLPGLEGLQQRITAPLEAAKQKLRDFNIGVRDILREGAVSALVGMGEVIGGLIAGTQSIDALPRMLLGTLGGMLKQLGTLAIQTAIGIGAIQAALKTLNPVVAAVAGVALVALGTAVQAGAAKIGGGATAMESGGLLTGPTLLYGGETSKARKGGGEFISSVDLGANLIGDRITKQLGNNFRFNRPDMNRVGRQSLDLNVSGGFNLRNGDLSAAIDDYHQTNQYFN
- a CDS encoding HK97 family phage prohead protease, whose product is MNELVATVEERLYKTSITVEERSATEGGGKFFVGTGIVFNQPSRPLYDQKRGVFQEIIEPGAIDDDTDLSEVLAVFNHDENRLLGANYSGTLSFKTTETGVDVRILKPENTVGNDCEVWVNRGDIRGMSFKFFVAKDRWETKDNVLYRYVEKISKLMDLSLVTRAAYLQTTIGVAASTRSYAGISAEEATTRGLYMREKKQLNDNDQAFLTGMVAQLQTQIDFVSQGIPKLTDKNVKRLAAGRLSDLIYSQSWIEETIAELQEAVVETPETPVDAERSAKPAGEAATQQPTTENPETRSAESSENIQSEETQGHSLDWYKAKNTAHRNSL
- a CDS encoding phage major capsid protein, which produces MSKDKLKALQEKKGRIVAEQRSLIDKADAENSRSFSAEERSQFDKHDSDIADIDRQISHYQREEADQRSVAETANKAEEEKRAKTDDKTAETAHRQAFDAYLRHGIADLTEAEKRALGGFQKAVDVNGGETRAQSAGSGAAGGYTVPREFSNELEIALKAYGGMLELGRTWGTGTGATVDWPTMDDTATKGRLLASGTDATTGSTDLGFGNKTLSAFTYTSDVIKVDNALIQDSAFNLGALITEAMGIRFGRIQNEHYTKADGTNKPEGVIINAGVFNTNVAATALTADNLIDLLHSVNRAYRKNGKYTLNDLTLAAIRKLKDNQGRYVWQLGDIQKGAPDTIWGYQYVINDDLADIGASAKSVGFGDFNKYVIRNVAQPLIIRLTERFAEFNQTAYVGFMRTDARLMNTSAVKFMQHAAA
- a CDS encoding phage head completion protein, with the translated sequence MAKPLQAGNLDRTLDLFTKDAHKNGKGEKIGESPSPFAQNVPCRKRETGGVETGGDGSGSAQASRETAFGTVEFDLRYRTGVLETMILYCEGVRYDILNVREGEGRRQWLIIEAQKHD
- a CDS encoding phage portal protein, translated to MRVSAVYACINRIASTIAMLPIGVYKETEYGRDLDKKDPLQQLFIYGLDELMNRFNFMNMLVATCLARGNSYAFIERDTYMKPIGVRFLEPGECQPIYVNMGRTRYLYYTVFGEIVNKRDIIHLKCPGTNGIEGKSPIELFANGIGLSLAAEEFGGKFFGQGAGGMGVLETGKTFKDSGAIDRLRKQFAERQAGLSNAHKPLILEDGMTYKPVTIPPNHAQFIETRNFQVEDIARMYGVPQHKIGKLDRSTNNNIEHQNKEFITDTILPWTEQVRQEFESKLIAEDDKEVKEVVFDFDFLLRGDSTAEATKIQALFNTASITPNEIRRRSNMNRKPNLDDTFTQMNMQKVTADSHMGEAKPKVGDGKPDPADPKPSTDA
- a CDS encoding head-tail connector protein; translated protein: MLTARPQNPAVPLDPVMDLATACEWLRTDVGAMAELGVAADLMRSAMARIETMCKQPIFARDYFAFGEGFGLQADLPSLNVLSVTKIEYRLMGSADWVTLDASSYDWTETGELTFYPLAQMITGVSRIRVSYRAGYEPTSVPADIVQAIRLLIGRWYDIRSDEKKEVPSHAEWLIKDYVLPIL